One segment of Bacteroides caecimuris DNA contains the following:
- a CDS encoding AMP-binding protein, whose protein sequence is MQLFDRTLGQWLEHWAEETPDKEYIVYSDRNLRFTWSQFNRRVDDMAKGLIAIGVERGTHVGIWAANVPDWLTLLYACAKIGAVYVTVNTNYKQSELEYLCQNSDMHTLCIVNGEKDSDFVQMTYTMLPELKTCERGHLKSERFPYMKNVVYVGQEKHRGMYNTAEILLLGDNVADDRLNKLKSKVSCHDVVNMQYTSGTTGFPKGVMLTHYNISNNGFLTGEHMKFTADDKLCCCVPLFHCFGVVLATMNCLTHGCTQVMVERFDPLVVLASIHKERCTALYGVPTMFIAELHHPMFDLFDMSCLRTGIMAGSLCPVELMKQVEEKMYMKVTSVYGLTEAAPGMTATRIDDPFDVRCNTVGRDFEFTEVKVLDPETGEECPVGVQGEMCNRGYNTMKGYYKNPEATAEVLDANNFLHSGDLGIKDEDGNYRITGRIKDMIIRGGENIYPREIEEFLYKLDGVKDVQVAGIPSKKYGEAVGAFIILQEGVTMQAEDVRDFCRNKISRYKIPKYIFFVNEFPMTGSGKIQKFRLKDLGLQLCKEQGIEII, encoded by the coding sequence ATGCAATTATTTGACCGTACTTTGGGACAGTGGCTGGAACACTGGGCTGAAGAGACTCCTGATAAAGAATATATTGTATATTCCGACCGTAATCTCCGTTTTACCTGGAGCCAGTTTAATCGTCGTGTGGATGATATGGCAAAAGGGCTTATCGCCATCGGTGTGGAGCGAGGTACGCATGTCGGTATCTGGGCTGCTAATGTGCCCGACTGGCTGACATTGCTATATGCCTGTGCCAAGATTGGGGCGGTATATGTTACTGTAAATACGAACTATAAGCAATCCGAACTGGAATATCTTTGCCAGAACTCGGATATGCATACTCTCTGTATCGTGAATGGTGAGAAGGACAGCGACTTCGTACAGATGACCTACACAATGCTGCCCGAGTTGAAAACTTGCGAACGCGGACATTTAAAGAGTGAGCGTTTTCCGTACATGAAGAATGTAGTGTATGTGGGGCAGGAAAAACATCGTGGAATGTATAACACGGCTGAGATTCTGTTGCTGGGGGATAATGTGGCTGATGATCGTTTGAACAAACTCAAGAGCAAGGTTAGCTGCCATGATGTGGTAAATATGCAATATACGTCAGGGACTACCGGTTTTCCGAAAGGAGTGATGCTGACGCATTATAATATTTCCAATAACGGTTTTCTGACCGGTGAGCACATGAAGTTTACGGCGGATGACAAACTCTGCTGTTGCGTCCCGTTGTTCCATTGTTTTGGAGTTGTACTGGCTACCATGAACTGTCTGACCCATGGTTGTACACAAGTGATGGTTGAGCGTTTTGACCCGTTGGTTGTGTTGGCTTCTATTCATAAAGAACGTTGTACGGCTCTTTACGGAGTGCCGACTATGTTTATTGCCGAATTGCATCATCCGATGTTCGATCTCTTTGATATGTCTTGTCTTCGTACAGGTATTATGGCAGGTTCGCTGTGTCCTGTCGAACTGATGAAGCAGGTAGAAGAGAAAATGTATATGAAGGTGACCAGCGTCTACGGATTGACAGAGGCTGCTCCGGGTATGACGGCCACCCGTATTGACGACCCGTTCGATGTACGTTGCAATACGGTAGGTCGTGATTTTGAATTTACGGAAGTGAAGGTGCTCGATCCGGAAACAGGCGAGGAGTGTCCGGTCGGCGTACAAGGTGAGATGTGCAATCGTGGCTATAACACGATGAAGGGATATTATAAGAATCCCGAAGCAACCGCCGAGGTGCTTGATGCCAACAACTTCCTGCATTCCGGCGACCTGGGTATAAAAGATGAAGATGGAAACTACCGGATTACCGGACGAATCAAAGATATGATTATTCGCGGTGGAGAAAATATTTATCCACGTGAAATCGAAGAGTTCCTTTATAAACTTGACGGAGTGAAAGATGTTCAGGTAGCGGGTATCCCTTCAAAAAAATACGGTGAGGCTGTCGGGGCGTTTATCATCTTGCAGGAAGGTGTGACGATGCAGGCGGAGGACGTGCGCGACTTCTGTAGAAATAAAATATCCCGCTATAAAATACCAAAATATATCTTCTTTGTGAACGAATTCCCGATGACGGGCAGTGGAAAGATTCAAAAGTTCAGACTGAAAGACCTGGGGCTGCAACTTTGCAAAGAGCAGGGGATAGAGATTATCTAA
- a CDS encoding helix-turn-helix domain-containing protein has product MDTSKIVGEKIKALREDKSISIEELAQRSGLAIEQVERIENNIDIPSLAPLIKIARVLGVRLGTFLDDQDEVGPVVCRKKEAKDAISFSNNAIHSRKHMEYHSLSKSKADRHMEPFIIDVMPTEDTDFVLSSHEGEEFIMVMEGIMEISYGKNTYLLEEGDSIYYDSIVPHHVHAYEGQAAKILAVIYTPI; this is encoded by the coding sequence ATGGATACAAGTAAGATTGTTGGCGAGAAAATTAAAGCCCTCCGCGAAGATAAATCAATAAGCATAGAAGAGTTGGCACAACGTTCAGGATTGGCTATCGAACAGGTTGAACGTATTGAGAATAACATTGATATACCTTCTCTCGCACCGCTGATTAAGATTGCGCGTGTGTTGGGAGTACGTTTGGGTACTTTCCTTGATGATCAGGATGAAGTGGGACCGGTAGTATGCCGTAAGAAAGAAGCCAAGGATGCGATCAGTTTTTCCAATAATGCGATTCATTCTCGCAAACACATGGAATATCATTCACTGTCCAAGTCGAAGGCGGACCGTCACATGGAACCGTTTATAATTGATGTGATGCCGACAGAAGATACTGACTTCGTGCTTTCTTCTCATGAAGGAGAGGAGTTTATCATGGTTATGGAAGGTATCATGGAAATCAGCTATGGTAAAAATACCTATCTGCTGGAAGAAGGTGATAGCATTTATTATGATTCCATTGTACCTCATCATGTACATGCTTATGAGGGACAGGCTGCAAAAATCCTGGCAGTAATTTACACACCGATTTGA
- the rpsO gene encoding 30S ribosomal protein S15 — MYLDAAKKQEIFGKYGKSNTDTGSAEAQVALFSYRISHLTEHMKLNRKDYSTERALTMLVGKRRRLLDYLKARDIERYRAIVKELGLRK; from the coding sequence ATGTATTTAGACGCTGCTAAAAAGCAAGAAATCTTCGGAAAGTACGGAAAGTCTAACACTGACACCGGCTCAGCTGAGGCCCAAGTGGCATTGTTTTCCTACCGTATTTCTCACCTGACTGAGCACATGAAGCTCAACAGAAAAGATTATAGTACTGAAAGAGCGTTAACAATGTTGGTAGGTAAGCGTCGTCGCTTACTCGACTACCTGAAAGCAAGAGATATCGAAAGATATCGTGCTATTGTTAAAGAGCTCGGTTTGCGTAAGTAA
- the typA gene encoding translational GTPase TypA — MQNIRNIAIIAHVDHGKTTLVDKMLLAGNLFRSNQNSGELILDNNDLERERGITILSKNVSINYNGTKINIIDTPGHSDFGGEVERVLNMADGCILLVDAFEGPMPQTRFVLQKALEIGLKPIVVVNKVDKPNCRPEEVYEMVFDLMFSLNATEDQLDFPVIYGSAKNNWMSTDWQQQTDSITPLLDCIVENIPAPQQLEGTPQMLITSLDYSSYTGRIAVGRVHRGTLKEGMNITLVKRNGDMFKSKIKELHVFEGLGRVKTNEVSSGDICALVGIDGFEIGDTVCDFESPEALPPIAIDEPTMSMLFAINDSPFFGKDGKFVTSRHIHDRLMKELDKNLALRVRKSEEDGKWIVSGRGVLHLSVLIETMRREGYELQVGQPQVIFREIDGVKCEPIEELTINVPEEYSSKIIDMVTRRKGEMVKMENTGERINLEFNMPSRGIIGLRTNVLTASAGEAIMAHRFKEYQPHKGEIERRTNGSMIAMESGTAFAYAIDKLQDRGKFFIFPQDEVYAGQVVGEHSHDNDLVINVTKSKKLTNMRASGSDDKVRLIPPIQFSLEEALEYIKEDEYVEVTPKAMRMRKVILDEIERKRANKN; from the coding sequence ATGCAAAATATTCGAAACATTGCAATCATTGCCCATGTTGACCATGGGAAAACAACGCTGGTTGACAAGATGCTATTGGCCGGAAATTTATTCCGCAGCAACCAAAATAGTGGTGAACTTATCCTGGATAACAACGATTTGGAACGCGAACGTGGTATAACGATTCTTTCCAAAAACGTATCCATCAATTACAACGGTACAAAAATTAATATTATTGATACTCCGGGACACAGCGACTTCGGTGGTGAGGTAGAACGTGTATTGAATATGGCCGATGGCTGTATTCTGTTGGTAGATGCCTTCGAAGGTCCGATGCCCCAGACTCGTTTCGTACTGCAAAAGGCGCTCGAAATCGGTTTGAAACCCATTGTGGTAGTTAATAAGGTAGATAAACCTAACTGCCGCCCGGAAGAAGTTTACGAGATGGTTTTCGACTTGATGTTCAGCTTGAACGCAACGGAAGATCAGCTGGACTTCCCCGTGATTTATGGTTCCGCCAAAAACAACTGGATGAGCACCGACTGGCAGCAACAAACTGACAGCATCACTCCGCTACTGGATTGTATCGTCGAAAACATTCCGGCACCGCAACAGTTGGAAGGTACTCCCCAGATGTTGATTACTTCTCTGGATTATTCTTCTTATACCGGTCGTATTGCCGTAGGTCGCGTACATCGTGGTACATTAAAAGAAGGTATGAATATAACGCTTGTGAAACGTAACGGCGATATGTTCAAGAGCAAAATTAAAGAACTCCATGTTTTCGAAGGTTTAGGCCGTGTGAAAACAAATGAGGTTTCTTCCGGTGACATCTGCGCGCTGGTAGGTATTGACGGATTCGAGATTGGAGATACAGTTTGTGATTTCGAAAGTCCGGAAGCACTGCCACCTATCGCAATTGATGAACCAACCATGAGTATGTTGTTTGCTATCAACGATTCTCCTTTCTTCGGTAAGGACGGTAAGTTTGTGACTTCACGCCACATTCACGACCGCTTGATGAAAGAGCTTGACAAGAACCTGGCTCTCCGCGTAAGAAAGAGTGAAGAAGACGGTAAATGGATTGTTTCCGGCCGTGGTGTACTCCACCTTTCTGTATTGATTGAAACAATGCGCCGCGAAGGATACGAGTTGCAGGTAGGTCAGCCACAGGTTATCTTCAGAGAAATCGACGGTGTGAAATGCGAACCGATTGAAGAGTTGACCATCAACGTACCGGAAGAATATTCCAGCAAGATTATTGATATGGTTACCCGCCGTAAAGGTGAAATGGTAAAGATGGAAAATACAGGCGAACGCATCAATCTCGAATTCAACATGCCTTCACGCGGTATCATCGGTTTGCGTACCAATGTACTGACAGCTTCTGCCGGTGAAGCCATTATGGCACACCGTTTCAAAGAATATCAGCCGCACAAAGGAGAAATTGAACGTCGTACCAATGGTTCTATGATTGCTATGGAAAGCGGAACAGCTTTTGCTTATGCCATCGACAAATTACAGGATCGCGGTAAGTTCTTTATTTTCCCGCAGGACGAAGTCTATGCAGGACAGGTAGTAGGCGAGCACTCTCATGACAACGACTTGGTTATCAACGTAACCAAATCGAAGAAGCTGACGAATATGCGTGCTTCCGGTTCGGATGACAAAGTACGTCTGATTCCGCCTATCCAGTTCTCACTTGAAGAAGCATTGGAATATATTAAGGAAGACGAATACGTGGAAGTTACTCCAAAGGCAATGCGCATGCGTAAAGTGATTTTGGACGAAATCGAACGTAAACGTGCCAACAAGAACTAA
- a CDS encoding chromate transporter produces the protein MIYLQLLWVYLKIGMFGFGGGYAMLSLIQHEIVDIHHWLTPQQFTDVVAISQMTPGPIGINSATYVGYAVTQSVWGAVLATVAVCLPSFILVLLISYFFAKCKDNKYIKAAMSGLLPMSVALIASAALLMMNRENFMDYKSIGIFAAAFLVTWKWNLHPILLICLAGVVGLLLY, from the coding sequence ATGATATATTTGCAATTACTTTGGGTGTATCTTAAAATAGGTATGTTCGGTTTTGGAGGCGGATATGCGATGCTTTCCCTTATTCAACACGAGATAGTGGATATTCATCATTGGCTGACTCCCCAGCAGTTTACGGATGTGGTGGCGATTTCGCAAATGACTCCAGGGCCGATTGGTATCAATAGTGCTACTTATGTAGGGTATGCGGTAACGCAAAGCGTGTGGGGAGCGGTGCTAGCTACGGTAGCGGTTTGTTTACCTTCTTTTATTCTGGTGTTGCTCATTTCTTATTTCTTTGCGAAGTGTAAGGATAACAAGTATATTAAGGCGGCTATGTCCGGACTGTTACCTATGTCGGTTGCTCTGATTGCTTCGGCTGCATTGCTTATGATGAATAGAGAAAATTTTATGGACTATAAAAGTATCGGTATTTTTGCGGCAGCCTTTTTGGTTACATGGAAATGGAATCTTCACCCTATCCTGTTGATTTGTCTGGCGGGTGTGGTAGGATTGTTGTTGTATTAG